The DNA window GGTGTTGCAACTATATATAGCATATTTTCTCCTCTATTTTTTATCTATCATTGTTTTTATTGCTTTTATTCCTGCTTCAAGTTGTATATCTTTATGAGTATCAACTTCTTTTGCAGCTTTTTCACCTTTTACTTCTTTAATTATTTCTTTTTTATTTTCTTTTTGTTGATTTTCATCTATATTTGTTATAGTTCCATCAGAAATTAAATAATAATCTTTATCTTCTACTTTAGTATCTGGTTCAATTCCTGTTCCATCAATAGAAATTCCATTTGGAGTATAGTATTTTGCAATAGTAATTTTTATTCCATCTCCATCAGGTAGAGGTAATAAAGTTTGAACACTTCCTTTTCCAAAAGTTTTTTCTCCAATAAGTGTAGCTCTCTTATGATCTTTTAATGCCCCTGAAACTATTTCTGAAGCTGAGGCACTACCACCATTTATTAAGACTACCATAGGGAAATTTCCGAAATATTTACCTTCTCTTGTATATACACTTTCCTCACCTTTTTTTTGTCTTGTACTAACAATTTTCCCTTTTTCAATAAACATTGAAGCAATTTTTATTGATTGTCCTAATTCTCCACCTGGATTACTTCTTAAATCAAAAATTAATCCTTTCATACCCTTAGCTTGTAAATCTTCTAAAGCTTTTTTCATATCTGGATAAACATTATCACCAAATTGAGTAAGTCTTAAATATCCAATTCCACCTTCAAGCATTTTACTTTTTACATATTTTAATTCTATTGTTTCTCTTTTTAATTCAAAGACTTTAG is part of the Fusobacterium nucleatum genome and encodes:
- a CDS encoding S41 family peptidase, with translation MKITLKKAAAILMIAISSLSFSEDDRTGFLSNMRELKEISDIMDVIQDNYVENANAQKIKEEKNKNTNQKNTGVTKKSLMQGALRGMMESLDDPHSVYFTKEEMRSFQEDIKGKYVGVGMVIQKKVGEPLTVVSPIEDGPAYKVGIKPKDQVIEIDGESTYNLTSEEASKRLKGKANTTVKVKVFREVNKMTKVFELKRETIELKYVKSKMLEGGIGYLRLTQFGDNVYPDMKKALEDLQAKGMKGLIFDLRSNPGGELGQSIKIASMFIEKGKIVSTRQKKGEESVYTREGKYFGNFPMVVLINGGSASASEIVSGALKDHKRATLIGEKTFGKGSVQTLLPLPDGDGIKITIAKYYTPNGISIDGTGIEPDTKVEDKDYYLISDGTITNIDENQQKENKKEIIKEVKGEKAAKEVDTHKDIQLEAGIKAIKTMIDKK